In Mycolicibacterium gadium, the genomic window GGCCCGTAGTCGTCGCGCTCCAACGCAAAGTCAACCGCAGCCTTGAGGTAGCCGCCGGGATTTCCGAGGTCGTGTCGAGAACCGCGATGCACGACGACGTGCACGGGATGTCCTTCGTTGATCAGCAGGGCAATCGCGTCGGTCAGCTGGATCTCACCGCCGGCGCCACGGGGCACCCGCTTGAGCGCACCGAAGATCGCCCGGTCCAGCACGTAGCGGCCGGCGGCGGCATACGGCGACGGTGCGTCCTCGGGCTTGGGCTTCTCGAACATGCCCTTGACCCGCATCACGTTCGGGTTGTTGGTGTCGCTGACGGGTTCGACGTCGAAGACGCCGTAGGCGCTGATCTCGTCGCCGGGCACCTCGATCGCACACAACACCGAACCGCCGCGCTTGGCACGGACCTTCGACATCGTCTCCAGCACACCGGTGGGCAGCACGAGGTCGTCGGGCAGCAACACGGCGATCGCGTCGTCGTCGTCGGTCAGGACACTCTCCACACAGCCCACGGCGTGGCCGAGACCCAACGGTTGGGCCTGGACCACCGATTCGACCTTGATGAGTGCCGCGGCACGACGCACCTTCTCGAGCATCACGTGCTTGCCGCGCGCTTCCAGCGTGCCCTCGAGCACGAGGTCCTGCACGAAGTGGGCCACCACTCCGTCCTTGC contains:
- a CDS encoding UTP--glucose-1-phosphate uridylyltransferase, coding for MTRPEVPIPRTAVVPAAGLGTRFLPATKTVPKELLPVVDTPGIELVAAEAAEAGAERLVIVTSEGKDGVVAHFVQDLVLEGTLEARGKHVMLEKVRRAAALIKVESVVQAQPLGLGHAVGCVESVLTDDDDAIAVLLPDDLVLPTGVLETMSKVRAKRGGSVLCAIEVPGDEISAYGVFDVEPVSDTNNPNVMRVKGMFEKPKPEDAPSPYAAAGRYVLDRAIFGALKRVPRGAGGEIQLTDAIALLINEGHPVHVVVHRGSRHDLGNPGGYLKAAVDFALERDDYGPELRRWLVERLGLIDC